The genomic segment AGGGCCTTTTATTAGAGTAAATTGTGCAGCAATACCACAAAACTTATTAGAAAGCGAACTTTTTGGATATGAAAAAGGAGCTTTTACAGGAGCTATAAAAAGAAAATTAGGTAAATTTGAATTGGCTCAAAATGGTACTATACTTTTAGATGAAATAGGAGAAATGGATAAGAGTATGCAGGCTAAAGTTTTAAGAGTAATTCAAGAAAAAGAATTTCAAAGAATCGGTGGAGAAGAAACTATAAAAATAAATGTTAGAATAATTGCTGCGACTCACAGAAATTTAGAAGAAATGGTAAAGTCAATGGAATTTAGAGAAGATTTATATTATAGGCTAAATGTAATTCCAATATTTTTACCACCTTTAAGAGAAAGAAAGCAAGATATAGCGCCTTTATTAGAGCATTTTATAGATAAAATAGGTAAAAGGATAAATAAAAGAATAACTATAGTAACAAATGATGCAATGGAATCTCTATTAGAATACAAATGGCCAGGGAATATAAGGGAGTTAGAAAATCTGGTAGAGAGAATAATGGCTTTAAATGAAACAGAAGTAATAGAATTAAGTGATCTTCCGTCTTATATGAGAAAGGATATAAATACAGTTAACAATGCAATCAAAATTAAAAATAATAATGAAATAGACATGCTTATTGAAGCAGATGAAATATTACCACTAAAGGAATATGAAAAAATTATAATAGAAAAAGCACTTAAGAAATATGGAAGTTATAATGCTGCAGGGAAGGCGCTAGGACTTACTCATAAAACAGTAGCTGCAAAGGCAAGACAATATGGAATAGAGAAAAAGGTAACTTGGGAATAAAAAATAGCAAGTTGGTAAAAAGTATCATGATAAAAAAGAACAACTTGATATTTTTTACCAAGAGGTATACTATTTATATTACAATTTCCTGTAAATGTTTACTTGCACTTTAGGCTAGAAGGCTTGAAAATACACACTTTTAAGTATATTTAATTAGTAATTGAAATTTTGGCATGAGTATTGCTCTATATAAAAGTACAAATATAAATAAAAACAAATCAAGATTATCTACATATATTCTAAAAAGTTTAATTCATGAAAGTTTATCTTAGACTATTAATCAGATAATGGAAGTTAGATAATTTTATAATCAATGAATTATATTATTTAGAACTTACATATATATTGCAAAAATAATTCTTCATCATAATTCTAAAAATATTAAAAGAATTTTAACCGTAATTGTGAATTGTGAAATGTGCATTGTGATCTGCAACATATATATAAATTAGATATAAATAATTTTAATCATAAATAATATTTAAATATGGGAGGAATAATTTTATGAAAAAAATAATTAATGATGCAAATTTAGTACTTGAGGATATGTTGAAAGGAATGGTAGCTGCACATCCAGAATATATAAAAAAATTAGAAAATGCAGATGTTTTAGTAAGAGTAGATTCACCAATAGATGGAAAGGTTGCTTTAGTAAGTGGCGGAGGAAGTGGACATGAGCCAGCTCATGGAGGATATGTAGGAAAAGGAATGCTTGATGCAGCAGTAGCAGGAGCAGTGTTTACATCACCTACACCAGATCAAGTATATGAAGCAATAAAAGCTGTAGATTCAGGTAAAGGGGTTTTACTTGTAATTAAGAATTATACTGGGGATGTTATGAATTTTGAAATGGCAAAAGATATGGCTGAAATGGAAGGCATTAATGTAAAAACTGTTGTAGTAAATGATGATGTTGCAGTTGAAAATAGCACTTATACAGCAGGAAGAAGAGGAATCGCAGGAACAGTATTTATACACAAAATAGCAGGTGCTAAAGCTGAAACAGGAGCTAGTCTTGAAGAAGTTACAAGAGTTGCAGAGAAAGTAATATCAAATGTTAGAAGTATGGGAATGGCTATTTCATCTTGTATTGTGCCAGCTGCTGGTAAACCAAATTTCACATTAGGAGAAAATGAAATGGAAATTGGTATGGGAATTCATGGGGAACCAGGAACTCATAGAGAGGAAATAAAAACAGCTGATGAAATTACAGAACATTTAATGAGCAAAATTCTAGAAGATATCAAATTGAGTAGTGGAGAAGAAGTAGCAGTCATGGTAAATGGATTATCATCAACACCACTTATGGAGTTATATATAGTAAATAAAAAGGTAAATGAAATATTGGAGGAAAAAGGGGTTAAAATTCATAAAACATTTGTAGGCGAATTTATGACATCTCTCGAAATGGCTGGATTTTCAATAACAGTGCTAAAACTTGATAGTGAATTAAAAGAATTATTAGATGCACCAGCTAACACACCAGCATTTAAAGTAATATAAAGCAAAGTTTTTTAGGTAGAGTTTTTGAGATTAGATGAATTTAGTAGAGCGTATCTAAGAGTGTGACGGATTCTACTACCAAAGAATTATAATTTAGATGAAGCTTTATTTAATATATAAGCATCATCTAAATTAGCCTATATAGGAGGAATAAAGATGAGTATTCAAGGAAAGAAAGTAATTGAAATATTAGAGAAAATAAGTGAAAAGATAGATGAAAATAAAGCATATTTATCGGAGCTAGACGCTGCAATTGGAGATGGAGACCATGGACTTAATATGAACAAAGGGTTTAAGGCTGTAATAGAAAAGATAAAAGATGATGATGGAAATGATATTGGAGGTATACTAAAGAAGTCAGGAATGGCATTAGTATCTAATGTTGGCGGAGCTTCAGGACCATTATATGGAACAGCTTTTATGAAGGCAGCTGTAAGTGTTAATGGAAAATCGGAAATTGATATTAATGATTTCGCAAAGATGCTAGATGAGGCTCTTGAAGGTATAAAAATGAGAGGTAAAGGTCAAGCTGATGATAAAACTATGATAGATGCTATAGAGCCAGCATTAAAGTCAATAAAAGAAGGCATAGATAGCGGGCTCGAAGTCAAGGAAATTTTAAAAGCAGCAAAAGAAGCTGCATATAAAGGTGTAGAGCATACAAAAGAAATTATAGCTAAAAAAGGAAGGGCAAGTTATCTTGGAGAAAGAAGTTTAGGTCACCAAGATGCTGGGGCTACATCTTCTGCAATAATATTAGAAACAATATATGAAGCTTTAAATTAGTAGTTCTTATTTTGATTTACGTCAAAATAGTCGTTGAAGGAGAATATATATGGTAGGAATAGTAATAATATCACATAGTAAAAATATAGCAGATGGAGTAAAGGAATTAGCAAGTCAAATGGCACCTAATGTAGATATAGGTGTGGCTGGAGGAACGTCAGATGGAAGAGTTGGCACTGATATGGAGAAAATATCAGCTGCAATAGAAGATGTTTACTCTGAAGATGGAGTAATTATTATCTTTGACTTAGGTAGTGCTTTTATGAATGCAGAAATGGCAATAGAATTTCTAGATGAAAAGATGAAGGGAAAAATAAAGATAGTAGATTGCCCAATAGTTGAAGGAGCAGTAACAGCGGCAGTTGAAAGTAGTATAGGTAAAAATATTGAAGAAATTGAAGAAGCATTAAAACCCATGAATCTAGGAAAAATGCCTTGAAGTAATAAAATATAGATAAACAATATATGGTTTAGATTTATGTTATAAGCTACAGAAATTATAAATATTTCTATTAGAGATATGAACTTAAATATGTTTATCTAATAAATCAAATCTTTAAAATGCTTAGCCATAGTTATTCAAAAAAGAATATTTTAATAATATCTATACAGCTTAAGAAGATAGTTTCTATAATATAAATAGAAATTTATCTTCTTAATTTTTTACAAAGTATATATATTTCAATTCACAATGCACATTTCACAATTCACAATTGCGGATAAAATTCTTGAAATTTTTTTAGAGTTATGATGAAAGATTATTCTTGTAATATATATCATTTTTCGTGATGAGACATTAGTGACATCATCATTAATAACTACAATAAAGCATATTATAAATGAAAGCTAAAAGTTATTATAGATAACACAACCAGAAATGAGTAATCATTTATGAGAAAGTACTATAAATAATTATCTATTCTAAAATGTAAAAAATGTATTTCATGTATAATTGAAATTTATAAATATTGACTTGAAAAATTTTAGTTGATACTATTAAATTGAGAATTGTTATTAAAGGAGAGGGATTATGGAAAAATATACACTAAAAATTATTGATATAATCGATGAAACAGATAATACAAAAACATATTTTTTTGAAAAACCAGAAAATTTAACATGGGAACCTGGATCGCATACTCATATTGGGCATATTGGGTTTGATATTGGTGATCAGCCTAGGAAAGAATGGGTAAGACACATGTCTATCATAACTTTGCCGGAGGAAAATAAAATTGCAATAACAACCAGAGTACCAGGAAGCAAATCTGAATTTAAGAATAAGTTAGCTGAATTAAAAACTGGTGATGAAGTTGCATTTTTTAAGATAGGTTCAAGAATGGGGTTAAGACGTATAAATAGACCTATAATCTTAATATCAATGGGAGTTGGAATAGCTACTATGAGACCTCTAATTTTATCATTTATTAATGATAAAACTAATATCCCATACCTGCTAAATATAAATATAGACTCATCAGATAAATTTGTATTTAAAAATCAACTAGATAAATTAGCAGATGAAAATTATAAGAATTATTGGATAAATTCTAGAACATCATTCTATGAAATGCTCAGCAAATTAATGAAATCAGAGAATGCTATTTATTATGTAGTTGGAAGTGACGCATTTATAAAGGATATTATTCAAAGATTAAGAGTAAATAGCATCAAAATTGAGGAGATTATTATAGATAGAAAAGATGAGAGAAAACAAAAATTTTTAGAAGGTTAAAGATGATTAAAAGGGTTCCTTCTCTAACTTTCAGTGAGAGAAGGAATAATATTTGCTTTATTACTGGATTCCAGGGATTTTAGGAAGACCTGAGAATCCTTTTTCTAAGTCCTTATCGGTTGGAATGTAATCTTGCATTGAACCATTTAAATAGGATTCATAAGCAGTCATGTCAAAATATCCTGTACCTGTTAATCCAAAGAGGATTGTTTTAGCTTCTCCTGTTTCTTTACATTTTAAAGCTTCATCGATTGCACCTCTGATAGCATGAGAGGATTCAGGGGCAGGAAGAATAGTTTCATGTTTTGCAAAGAAAACAGCAGCCTCAAATACTTTAGTTTGTTCTACAGATACAGCTTCCATGTATTCATCATGATAAAGTTTTGAAAGAATAGGAGACATACCGTGATACCTAAGACCTCCGGCGTGATTGGCTGATGGAATAAAGCTGCTTCCAAGTGTATACATCCTTGCAAGAGGAGTAATCTTACCAGTATCACAGAAGTCATATGCATAGCGTCCTCTTGTTAATGAAGGACAAGAAGCAGGCTCCACAGCAATAATTCTAGGATTAGCTTTTTCAGTTAACTTATCTTGCATAAATGGAGCAATTAGCCCACCAAGGTTAGAACCACCTCCAGCGCAGCCAATTACGATGTCTGGATATTCATCGATCATCTCCATAGCAATTTTTGATTCTAAACCTATTATTGACTGATGAAGTAGTACTTGATTTAGCACAGACCCTAACACATATTTACAGCCATCGGTAGTAACAGCTTTTTCTACAGCTTCAGAGATTGCACATCCAAGACTCCCTGTACTATTAGGATCTATTTCTAAAATTGATCTTCCAGCGTTAGTTGTATTACTTGGGCTTGGAATAATATTTCCATCAAAAGTTCTAATTATTGATTTACGGAAAGGTTTTTGTTCATAAGAACATTTAACCATGTAAACTGTAAGTGGAAGATTATAATAAGAACAAGCCTCTGCTAGAGCAGTACCCCATTGACCAGCACCAGTTTCTGTGGTGAGGCTTGTCAATCCTTGTTTTTTTGCATAATATGCTTGAGCAATTGCTGAATTAAGCTTATGGCTTCCAGAAGTGTTGTTTCCTTCAAATTTATAATATATTTTAGCAGGAGTTCCTAGAGCCTTCTCTAAATTGTATGCTCTAATTAATGGTGATGGACGGAACATCTTATAAAATTCTTGTAATTCTTCAGGAATATCGATGTAGCGAGTTGAATTATCTAGTTCTTGTTTTGCAAGTTCTGTGCAGAATACAGGATATAAATCTTCAACTTTTACAGGTTGAAAATTTTGTGGGTTTAGCATTGGATCGGGAAGTTCCTTCATATCTGCACGAAGATTGTACCATTGTTTTGGCATTTGATCCTCGGTAAGATAAATTCGATGTGGTATTTTTTTCATAATTAATAGCCCCTTTCAGTTATAAAGTAAAAATTCTTAAATATAATTTTGTATTTTAGCTAAATAGGTTGAAATATAAGCATATTAGATTTTTTTATGTATTTAGAATTATAGAAATTAACGAAATAACCAAAACATATTAAGTTTTTACGTAATAAATTTATAATTCTAATCACAAAAATTAATCAATATACATAACAAAAAAAGACCTTTGTCCAGTATTTCTACTAGGACAAAAGTCGATAACTTCTGCGGTACCACCTAAATTGGCTAAAATAAGCCCACTCATTAAATGTACATAATAATACACTTTCCTATAATAACGAATGGAAAATCCGTTGGGCATTACTAAGCTTAACATGAATATAAGCTGTTCCTCCCACCCTTATAAGTCCATTCGACATAGTCTGTATTGCTGTAATCTCACCCTCTACAACTCTCTTTAAATCATTTAACTAGGTCTACTACTCTTAATCAATGGTTTGTAAAAATATTCAATTATTTCCATGGAATAATTATATGCACTAAAATAAAAAATGTCAATTATTTTATCAATTCTCCATTTTGATATTTTTTATGCCTATAAATTTACTATAGTATTACATAATATTAACTGAATTACAATTAACTCTAAGCAAGGAAATAATAAATAATGAATTGGAGTGAATCTATTGAAAAGATGTTCTTTAATTATTTTCATTATTATTTTTATACCAGTCATTTTTTGGGGGTGTGGTTATTTAGGCCCGGGATCAGCTGATTATAGTTATAAATTATCTAGCAAATATATAATTTATCGTCCAAGTTCAGATTGTACCGAATTAGATAAAAAGGAAAATAGAAATATGACTGTAATTGTAGACAGTAGGGTTAGTGGCATAGCATGGGATGAAAATTTTATACTAGCCGAACAAACAAAGAATAATTCTAAAAATTATTGGATTATAGATGTAAAGCAAGATAAAGTATATGGGCAACTTAAGTATGAAGATTTTGATAAACATCGGTATTTTCTGAAAATTGATAGTAAATTAAGGCTTGAAAATCCTGATAAATATAAAAATTTAGATCCAAGTAAT from the Clostridium beijerinckii genome contains:
- a CDS encoding TrpB-like pyridoxal phosphate-dependent enzyme → MKKIPHRIYLTEDQMPKQWYNLRADMKELPDPMLNPQNFQPVKVEDLYPVFCTELAKQELDNSTRYIDIPEELQEFYKMFRPSPLIRAYNLEKALGTPAKIYYKFEGNNTSGSHKLNSAIAQAYYAKKQGLTSLTTETGAGQWGTALAEACSYYNLPLTVYMVKCSYEQKPFRKSIIRTFDGNIIPSPSNTTNAGRSILEIDPNSTGSLGCAISEAVEKAVTTDGCKYVLGSVLNQVLLHQSIIGLESKIAMEMIDEYPDIVIGCAGGGSNLGGLIAPFMQDKLTEKANPRIIAVEPASCPSLTRGRYAYDFCDTGKITPLARMYTLGSSFIPSANHAGGLRYHGMSPILSKLYHDEYMEAVSVEQTKVFEAAVFFAKHETILPAPESSHAIRGAIDEALKCKETGEAKTILFGLTGTGYFDMTAYESYLNGSMQDYIPTDKDLEKGFSGLPKIPGIQ
- the dhaK gene encoding dihydroxyacetone kinase subunit DhaK encodes the protein MKKIINDANLVLEDMLKGMVAAHPEYIKKLENADVLVRVDSPIDGKVALVSGGGSGHEPAHGGYVGKGMLDAAVAGAVFTSPTPDQVYEAIKAVDSGKGVLLVIKNYTGDVMNFEMAKDMAEMEGINVKTVVVNDDVAVENSTYTAGRRGIAGTVFIHKIAGAKAETGASLEEVTRVAEKVISNVRSMGMAISSCIVPAAGKPNFTLGENEMEIGMGIHGEPGTHREEIKTADEITEHLMSKILEDIKLSSGEEVAVMVNGLSSTPLMELYIVNKKVNEILEEKGVKIHKTFVGEFMTSLEMAGFSITVLKLDSELKELLDAPANTPAFKVI
- the dhaM gene encoding dihydroxyacetone kinase phosphoryl donor subunit DhaM; this translates as MVGIVIISHSKNIADGVKELASQMAPNVDIGVAGGTSDGRVGTDMEKISAAIEDVYSEDGVIIIFDLGSAFMNAEMAIEFLDEKMKGKIKIVDCPIVEGAVTAAVESSIGKNIEEIEEALKPMNLGKMP
- a CDS encoding DUF3997 domain-containing protein, giving the protein MKRCSLIIFIIIFIPVIFWGCGYLGPGSADYSYKLSSKYIIYRPSSDCTELDKKENRNMTVIVDSRVSGIAWDENFILAEQTKNNSKNYWIIDVKQDKVYGQLKYEDFDKHRYFLKIDSKLRLENPDKYKNLDPSNK
- the dhaL gene encoding dihydroxyacetone kinase subunit DhaL translates to MSIQGKKVIEILEKISEKIDENKAYLSELDAAIGDGDHGLNMNKGFKAVIEKIKDDDGNDIGGILKKSGMALVSNVGGASGPLYGTAFMKAAVSVNGKSEIDINDFAKMLDEALEGIKMRGKGQADDKTMIDAIEPALKSIKEGIDSGLEVKEILKAAKEAAYKGVEHTKEIIAKKGRASYLGERSLGHQDAGATSSAIILETIYEALN